Proteins encoded within one genomic window of Geoalkalibacter sp.:
- the cobI gene encoding precorrin-2 C(20)-methyltransferase — protein MSRLSLAIVGVGPGDPELVTLKAARLIAAADVVLAPLGDRSDASIAEGIIRELVDNSRQKVIRQVYPMSKNPADMERFWRDSARQTATLVRAGNRVVFITLGDPLLYSTALYLARELREEAPEIAVDFVSGVSSINAAAARAGLPLALADERLAILPATFEGDKLRRALEDFDTVVLMKVHRVFDQLRTLLAEMGLPHRAVYLRRVGLADERVMTDLSAVTEDDLDYLSLIIVRKA, from the coding sequence ATGAGTCGGCTGTCCCTGGCCATCGTCGGCGTCGGTCCCGGCGATCCCGAACTCGTCACCCTCAAGGCGGCACGCCTCATCGCCGCCGCCGACGTGGTGCTTGCGCCCCTGGGGGATCGCTCTGACGCGAGCATCGCCGAAGGCATCATCCGTGAGCTGGTCGACAACTCCCGCCAGAAGGTGATCCGCCAGGTTTATCCCATGTCCAAGAATCCGGCGGACATGGAACGTTTCTGGCGCGATTCCGCCCGTCAAACGGCGACCCTGGTGCGCGCGGGAAACAGGGTGGTGTTCATCACCCTGGGCGATCCACTGCTCTACAGCACCGCTCTCTATCTGGCTCGCGAACTGCGCGAAGAAGCACCCGAAATCGCCGTGGATTTTGTCTCGGGCGTCTCCTCCATCAACGCCGCCGCAGCGCGCGCCGGCCTGCCCCTGGCTTTGGCCGACGAGCGGCTGGCCATCCTGCCCGCCACCTTCGAGGGCGATAAGCTCAGGCGCGCCCTGGAGGATTTCGACACGGTGGTGCTGATGAAGGTGCATCGGGTGTTCGATCAGCTGAGAACGCTGCTGGCGGAGATGGGCCTGCCGCACCGCGCCGTCTACCTGCGGCGCGTCGGCCTGGCGGATGAGCGGGTAATGACGGATCTCAGCGCCGTGACCGAGGACGACCTCGATTACCTGTCGCTGATTATCGTGCGCAAGGCCTGA
- a CDS encoding nucleotidyltransferase family protein — translation MQRDEALAILRAHRDEIFTRFPVKKLALFGSTVRNEASETSDVDVLVEFEGPTTFDGYFDLKFYLEEVLQREVDLVCANAVRPRIRPYIEREALDVA, via the coding sequence ATGCAAAGAGATGAGGCACTGGCCATTCTCCGTGCCCACCGAGATGAAATCTTCACGCGCTTCCCGGTGAAAAAACTGGCCCTGTTCGGCTCGACCGTTCGCAACGAAGCCTCTGAAACCAGCGACGTCGATGTGCTCGTCGAGTTTGAGGGACCGACCACTTTTGACGGCTATTTCGATTTGAAATTCTATCTGGAGGAAGTCCTGCAACGGGAAGTGGACCTGGTCTGCGCCAATGCCGTGCGCCCACGCATCAGACCCTACATTGAGCGGGAGGCCTTGGATGTCGCGTGA
- a CDS encoding HepT-like ribonuclease domain-containing protein codes for MSRDWIQFYEDLLEFCSRIEEYTLGLSRAEFESRKIVYDATLRNVELIGEAAKQIPETVRQRIPEVPWQRLVATRNILAHGYFGIDNDILWDIVENKIPELREKLALAHEAHPALFEETAD; via the coding sequence ATGTCGCGTGATTGGATTCAATTTTACGAAGACCTCCTGGAATTCTGTTCAAGGATCGAGGAATACACCCTCGGGCTGTCCCGCGCCGAGTTCGAGAGCCGAAAAATCGTTTATGACGCCACCCTCAGGAATGTTGAACTGATCGGTGAAGCCGCCAAGCAAATTCCTGAAACGGTGCGCCAAAGGATTCCGGAAGTGCCCTGGCAGCGGCTGGTCGCGACAAGGAACATTCTTGCCCATGGTTACTTCGGCATCGACAACGATATCCTTTGGGACATCGTTGAGAACAAGATTCCCGAGTTACGCGAGAAACTCGCCCTCGCCCATGAGGCTCACCCCGCCCTTTTCGAGGAAACCGCCGATTAA
- the cobM gene encoding precorrin-4 C(11)-methyltransferase, with protein sequence MNLPKVLFVGAGPGDPELITLKGLKALRQADLVVYAGSLVNRALLAELKPQARAVDSAPLALEEIVSCMAAAVVEGKSVVRLHTGDPGIYGAIQEQIDALAALGIGTEVIPGVTAAFAAAAALGQELTLPEVSQTVIISRREGRTPVPEGERLERIAALGATLCLYLSVGMMDEVVAELLAGGVYRPSTPVAVVSKASWPDERRIEGTLGDIAERVKQAGISRQAVIIVGEVLNARHRGVGEKSKLYDRNFVHGFRG encoded by the coding sequence ATGAATTTGCCCAAAGTCCTCTTCGTCGGCGCCGGACCCGGCGACCCGGAACTGATCACCCTCAAGGGCCTCAAGGCCCTGCGCCAGGCCGATCTGGTCGTCTATGCGGGATCCCTGGTGAACCGCGCGCTGCTGGCGGAACTCAAGCCGCAGGCCCGGGCGGTGGACAGCGCACCCCTGGCCCTGGAGGAGATCGTTTCCTGCATGGCCGCGGCCGTGGTCGAGGGCAAAAGCGTGGTGCGCCTGCACACCGGCGATCCCGGCATCTACGGCGCTATTCAGGAGCAGATCGATGCCCTGGCCGCCCTGGGCATCGGCACCGAGGTGATTCCCGGCGTGACCGCCGCCTTTGCCGCGGCCGCCGCCCTCGGCCAGGAACTGACCCTGCCGGAGGTTTCCCAGACGGTGATCATCAGCCGCCGCGAGGGGCGCACTCCGGTGCCCGAGGGGGAGAGGCTCGAACGCATCGCCGCCCTCGGCGCCACCCTGTGCCTCTACCTGTCCGTGGGCATGATGGACGAGGTGGTCGCCGAACTGCTCGCCGGCGGCGTCTACCGCCCCTCCACCCCGGTGGCGGTGGTGAGCAAGGCCAGCTGGCCCGACGAGCGGCGCATCGAAGGCACCCTGGGCGACATCGCGGAGCGAGTCAAACAAGCAGGCATCAGCCGCCAGGCGGTGATTATCGTCGGCGAGGTCCTCAACGCCCGCCACCGGGGCGTCGGCGAAAAATCCAAACTCTACGACCGCAACTTCGTCCATGGCTTTAGGGGCTAA